TAACCGAAGGGTTAATGACTACAGTTCACGCTATGACTGCTACTCAACCAACTGTAGATGGCCCTAGCAAGAAAGATTGGCGGGGCGGTCGGGGTGCGGCCCAAAATATTATTCCTTCCTCTACAGGCGCAGCTAAAGCCGTAGCGCTGGTTTTACCAGAATTGAAAGGCAAGTTAACTGGGATGGCATTCCGAGTTCCAACTCCTGATGTCTCCGTGGTTGATTTAACCTTCAAAACAGCCAAAGCCACCAGTTATCAAGAAATTTGTGCTGCGATGAAGGAAGCTGCTGAAGGTTCACTTGCAGGAATCCTGGGCTACACAGATGAAGAAGTAGTATCTACAGATTTTCAGGGCGATACTCACTCCAGTATCTTCGATGCAGGTGCTGGTATTGAGTTGAATTCTAACTTTTTCAAAGTGGTTGCTTGGTATGACAACGAGTGGGGCTACTCTAACCGTGTGATAGACCTAATGTTGTCGATGGCACAAAAGGAACAACTCGCTTCACCAGCTGCTGTGGTTTGATGATAATTAGTCATTGACTTTTGACTCCTGTACAGACGCGACGCCAGTCGCTACAACGGGGGGAACCCCCACAACGCGCTGGCTCATTAATCGCGTCTCTACTCTTGACTAGGCAATTTTGGGATTTAGGGTAAATATTACGTACCCAATGTGACTTAATAAAAAGTACTTTTAGACAGCGCAGGAGTGATATTAAACACGTGCGAATTTGGACACCTGCATAATCGTTTTAGGTGTCTTAGTCGCAGGTAATGGGGTTAAAACTCGTCTTGTCAAAGTGAGTTATACCAATTCTCTCAAATTTGACTACATTATGTCCTTACGACGCATCTGTAGCTCGATAAAAGCGAAGTTGTATTAAGTGAAAGAGTTAAATCTAACTCTTCTTTTATAGAGGAATTTTAAAAATTTTAAGTTCTAAACTCGAAGTTCCGAGTTCCAATCTCGAAATTTCGAGTTCCAAACTTGAAGTTCCGAGTTCCAATCTCGAAGTTCCGAGTTCCAAACTTGAAATTCCGAGTTCTAAACTCGAAGTTCCGAGTTCCAATCTCGAAGTTCCGAGTTCCAAACTTGAAATTCCGAGTTCCAAACTCAAAGTTCTGAGTTCCAAGCTCAAAACTCCGAGTTCCAAGCTCAAAAGAATACAACTTGCAAGATTATCCATGACCATTTTGACAAAACTTGGCTAAAACCCCAGGCTATTCCTCAACCCTTAATCCCTATGCGTCGAACTAAAATTATTTGTACTGTTGGCCCTGCTACATCTGCACCCTCAAGGCTACAAGCCTTAGTAGAGGCTGGTATGAATGTAGCTCGACTGAACTTTTCCCACGGGGCTTATGAATTCCATGCCCAAACAGCTCAGTATCTCAGACAGATTAGTACTGAGCAACAAAAGCCGATTGCAATTATGCAAGACCTGTGTGGGCCGAAGATTCGCTTAGGTACTTTACCACCAGAAGGGCTAAATGCAGAAGCAGGGAGTGAAGTTACCTTTGTCTTACAAGAAGAAGGCAATAGTCTCGATGAACTACCTTTACCATTGCCAACTTTGTTTGCAATGGTGCGTCCAGGCGAACCGATTTTGATTAATGATGGTCGCGTCAAGTTAATCGTTACCGATCGCGATGCCGATCACATCCGCGCCCACGTAAAAATTGGCGGGTTAATTTCGACACACAAAGGGGTAAACCTTCCAGAAACTCCTTTACCCGTGAGTTCCATCACCGAAAAAGATTTACTAGATTTGCGCTTTGGGATTCAGTTGGGCGTCGATTGGGTGGCTATTTCCTTTGTGCGATCGGCACAAGATTTAGAACCTGCGCGGCGGATGATTGAATCTGCGGGGGCTTCAATTCGCTTGATTGCCAAAATCGAAAGAGCCGAAGCATTAGAACAGCTTGATTCCATCCTGAAAGTTGCTGATGGAATTATGATTGCCCGTGGCGATTTGGGAGTGGAAGTACCGATTCACGAAGTCCCTCTGATTCAAAAAGACATTATTCGCCGTTGCAACCATGCTGGTAAGCCAGTGATTACAGCTACGCAAATGCTGGAATCGATGATTAGCGCTCCTGATCCCACCCGTGCTGAGGCTACCGATGTTGCTAACTCCATCTTGGATGGTACAGACGCGGTGATGCTCTCTGGCGAGACAGCTGTGGGACAATATCCGATCGCAGCAGTGCAGATGATGCACAATATCGCCCTCCGAACAGAACAGGTGTTGCAAGAGGGTAGTAGACATTCTTGGTGTCATGAGGCAGGCTCGTTGAGCGTGACAGAATCTGTCGCAGAAGCAGTATGTCGTATTGCCTACGAAACAGGCTCACGGGCAATTCTTTGTAACACGTCCTCCGGCAGTACCGCACAACTGGTGTCTAAATATCGACCCACTACCCCAATTATTGCACTGACCCCTGACCCCACTGCTTACCGTCAACTAGCCCTTTCCTGGGGTGTGGAACCTTTACTGATTCCACCAGTTCATAATGCTGAAGAAATGTTTACAAATGTAGTGAACACAGTTGTAGACAAGGGTTTGGCGAGTAAGGGTGATAAGGTAGTGATTACCTCTGGTGTTCCAATTGGTAAATCAGGAACAACTAGTTTAATCAAAGTGCATTCCATTGGACAGCCAATTTCGGCATAAGCCACATAAAATAGGTCTGTGGCTATGGATATTAAACAGAATTAGGCAATCATGAAGAAAAATTGCCAGAATCAGAATTGAAAGAACAGTAGAAAGTGTAAAGAACAAGGGAATTTAAGTAAGTAAGTCCTAAACAAACATCCATCACGGAGTATTTTATGCCTAAGAGTTTACTGGAACAACTGAGAAAAATGACTGTTGTGGTCGCGGATACAGGGGATATCCAGGCGATTGAAAAGTTCAAACCCCAAGACGCTACCACCAATCCCTCCCTGATTACTGCCGCGGCGCAAATGCCAGAATATCAGGAAATTGTCGATCAGACTTTACTCCAAGCCAAGAAAGATGCGGGAGCAGGAGCAAGTCAAGCACAGATAGTTTCTTTGGCTTTTGACCGTCTGGCTGTTGCCTTTGGACTCAAGATTCTGCAAATCATCCCCGGTCGCGTATCTACAGAAGTTGATGCTCGCTTATCCTACGATACAGAAGCTACTGTTACCAAAGCTAGAGAATTGATTGCCCAGTATAAAGCGGCTGGAGTTGATCGCAATCGTGTCCTAATCAAAATTGCCTCCACTTGGGAAGGGATTCGCGCTGCGGAAATTCTCGAAAAAGAAGGTATCCACTGTAACCTGACTTTATTGTTTGGTTTGCATCAAGCGATCGCCTGCGCTGAAGCTGGCGTTACCCTAATTTCTCCCTTCGTCGGCCGGATTCTCGACTGGTACAAGAAAGATACCGGACGCGATAGCTACCCAGCAAATGAAGATCCAGGAGTTGTATCTGTTACCAAAATCTACAACTACTACAAAAAATTCGGCTACAAAACCGAAGTTATGGGAGCTAGTTTCCGTAACCTTGGCGAAATTACCGAACTTGCAGGTAGTGATTTGTTGACAATTTCTCCCTCGCTTTTGGGAGAATTACAAGCAACAGTTGGGGAATTGCCACGCAAACTTGACCCCGCTAAGGTAGCAAATTTAGAAATTGAAAAGATATCTATTGACAAAGATATCTTTGCTCAGTTGCACGCCGCTGACCGCATGGCATTTGACAAACTAGATGAAGGTATTAAAGGGTTTACCAAAGCGCTAGAAGACTTAGAAAAACTTCTTGCAGAGAGACTGACTCGCCTTGAAGGAGTAGTAGCTAGTCATTAAGATTGGGTAGGGGTATACAAATGTATGCCCCTACAGCCAATTTATTCGTTGCAAATATCTTGAAGTTGCTTTAGAGGTTTTCACTACAGTCGGATATAGATTCCTGATCTATATGGTCGTCTATAATAGCCATCCGGTCTATAGCGTGGGCGTCCATAATAGCCACGTGATCTATAGCGTGGGCGTCCATAATAACCACGTGATCTATAACGTGGGCGTCCATAGTAACCACGTGATCTATAGCGTGGGCGTCCATAATAACCACGGGATCTATAACGCCTTTGAGCAATCAATAGCTCTCCGGTTTGACCTTCAACTAAGTTTGTTTCTGTGGCAACATTTTGTTCATTGAGAGTGCTACTCACAGAACTAGCCTTTGCTTCAGCTAACAAGGGCGGATAAGCGAAAGCAAATAGCAATACCACTATTGAGGATAGTTTCTTGAAACTTTTCATTTTTCTACCTACACTGGATATTCGCTAAATTTATTAAACACTTTTCATTTAGATAACGATAGAACCCATAAATTGAAAAAATTTAAAAGTGACTAAAGTCATGAAAATACTCGTATTAAATGCTGGCTCAAGCAGCCAAAAAAGTTGTTTATATGAGATAAAAGATGAGGCTTTTCCTAATCAAGCACCTCAACCTCTTTGGGAAGGGAAAGTTAACTGGACTCAAGACCGCGGTGTAGCAGAAATTCAAGTAAAAACAGCTACAGGCGAAACGCTGCAAGAAGAAATTTATGGCGATTCCCGACAAGCACACGTCGCCTATATGCTCTATACTCTCAGTCGCGGTGCTACGAAGGTAATTGGTCAATTGTCAGAAATCGATGTAGTCGGGCATCGTGTAGTACATGGTGGGCAAGATTACCGAGAGAGTGTGGTAATTAATGAGGATGTAAAAAAGGCGATCGCTCGTATTTCTAATTTAGCTCCAGCACATAATCCAGCTGCATTAGAAGGCATAGAAGCGATTGAGAAAAGCTTGGGAGATGTCAGACAGGTAGCAGTATTTGATACTGGATTTCATGCCACTTTACCCGATGCAGCGGCAATCTATCCTGGCCCTTATGAGTGGGTAGAGCAAGGTATCCGTCGTTATGGATTTCATGGCATCAGTCACCAATATTGTTCTCAACGTGCTGCCCAAATCCTAGATCGAGATTTAGCATCGCTGCGGATAATTAACTGCCATTTGGGTAACGGTTGCTCTTTGACAGCAATTAAAAACGGTCGCAGTATTGATACCACGATGGGATTTACTCCCCTGGATGGATTGATGATGGGTAGTCGTTCTGGTTCAGTTGATCCAGGAATTTTGATTTACCTGTTGCGGCAATCCAATTACTCAGCCGAAAGATTAGATTACGTACTAAATAAAGCTTCTGGCTTACGAGGAATTTCGGGAATATCCAGCGATTTACCCCAAGTAACCGAAGCGATCGCTCAAGGCAATTACCGCGCTCAACTCGCTTGGGATATGTACATACATCGCTTGCGGTCTGGGATTGGTGCAATGCTTGCTAGTCTAGGGGGATTAGATGTTTTGGTGTTCACCGCAGGCGTAGGCGAACACTCTGCGGGGATTCGCCAAGCAGCCTGTGATAACTTTGGATTTTTGGGGTTGAAAATTGACCCCCAGAAAAATCAGCAGCAGCCTGTTGATCAGGATATTGCCACGTCTGAGTCAACAGTGCGAGTGTTAGTTATACATACTCAAGAAGATTGGGCGATCGCTCAACAATGTTGGCATTTATTAAAAGCAATTAGGAATTAAGAATATCAGATTTAATCTCATACAATTCACACTGTATAGACGTTGCATTGCAACGTCTATATTTTTTATCAAGACAGTAACCAACGTATAAAAGCTTTACCAATTCGCCCTAGTACAAACCTAAAAAACCATTGCAATAGTGGCCCAACTAATGACAAAAATAGTAAAATTAATAAATTTCTGGGACTAAAAATACTAGAGGTGAGACAAGTGACTCCCCACGCCAGCCAATTTCGATATTGAGAACTTATAGTAGTCCATCTAGAAATTTGATTAACAAGCAAATAGCGGATAGTAGCAAATATAAAAGATATCAATAGCCCAGCAATTATTGATAATGAAATTGTAAAATGTAATTTCAAAGCTAAAAAAGTACCAGGCAATAGTGAGGCTAGCTCCCAAGCTAATAGGTTTAATTTAGTCCGAAGAGAGTTTAGTATTTGTTCAACTAGCCAATAATGTACGGAAACAATATTCAAACAATCAGGATTTTGGATAAAATCACTCCTAATTTTATGAATTATATCACCATAAAATAAGATATTGCTTTGTAAAACAATATCTTGATCTTTCCAAAAATATAAAGGTGATGCATTCTCTTTATAATAAAAATTAAAGGTGAGTCCATACTGCAATCTCGATTTATTTTTTGATTTGTTTTGTAATAATTTACTCCACAATAAATTAATAAAATTTACTATAAAAGTATCGTCAAATATATTAAAACTTTTTTTAGAAATTACCAATTTTTTCGATGGTACAGTATTATCGCTGAAGCAAGTGTAGTACCAAAGGTAAGCTAGTAGTTTTGGCGGAATGTATAGAGAGCAGTCTATTTCTCGCCCTTGCTCAATTTGTTGTAAAAGTGCCTTATTTAGATAAAAACTATACTGTGCAGGCTCAACTTTAAATTCGAGTTGAACAGGAGTGTTTTGAGGTATTTGCAGAAACAAAGATAGTTGAACTTCAGATTGATTATCTGTTTGTGTT
This region of Nostoc sp. UHCC 0302 genomic DNA includes:
- a CDS encoding transaldolase, which codes for MPKSLLEQLRKMTVVVADTGDIQAIEKFKPQDATTNPSLITAAAQMPEYQEIVDQTLLQAKKDAGAGASQAQIVSLAFDRLAVAFGLKILQIIPGRVSTEVDARLSYDTEATVTKARELIAQYKAAGVDRNRVLIKIASTWEGIRAAEILEKEGIHCNLTLLFGLHQAIACAEAGVTLISPFVGRILDWYKKDTGRDSYPANEDPGVVSVTKIYNYYKKFGYKTEVMGASFRNLGEITELAGSDLLTISPSLLGELQATVGELPRKLDPAKVANLEIEKISIDKDIFAQLHAADRMAFDKLDEGIKGFTKALEDLEKLLAERLTRLEGVVASH
- a CDS encoding acetate kinase gives rise to the protein MKILVLNAGSSSQKSCLYEIKDEAFPNQAPQPLWEGKVNWTQDRGVAEIQVKTATGETLQEEIYGDSRQAHVAYMLYTLSRGATKVIGQLSEIDVVGHRVVHGGQDYRESVVINEDVKKAIARISNLAPAHNPAALEGIEAIEKSLGDVRQVAVFDTGFHATLPDAAAIYPGPYEWVEQGIRRYGFHGISHQYCSQRAAQILDRDLASLRIINCHLGNGCSLTAIKNGRSIDTTMGFTPLDGLMMGSRSGSVDPGILIYLLRQSNYSAERLDYVLNKASGLRGISGISSDLPQVTEAIAQGNYRAQLAWDMYIHRLRSGIGAMLASLGGLDVLVFTAGVGEHSAGIRQAACDNFGFLGLKIDPQKNQQQPVDQDIATSESTVRVLVIHTQEDWAIAQQCWHLLKAIRN
- the pyk gene encoding pyruvate kinase produces the protein MRRTKIICTVGPATSAPSRLQALVEAGMNVARLNFSHGAYEFHAQTAQYLRQISTEQQKPIAIMQDLCGPKIRLGTLPPEGLNAEAGSEVTFVLQEEGNSLDELPLPLPTLFAMVRPGEPILINDGRVKLIVTDRDADHIRAHVKIGGLISTHKGVNLPETPLPVSSITEKDLLDLRFGIQLGVDWVAISFVRSAQDLEPARRMIESAGASIRLIAKIERAEALEQLDSILKVADGIMIARGDLGVEVPIHEVPLIQKDIIRRCNHAGKPVITATQMLESMISAPDPTRAEATDVANSILDGTDAVMLSGETAVGQYPIAAVQMMHNIALRTEQVLQEGSRHSWCHEAGSLSVTESVAEAVCRIAYETGSRAILCNTSSGSTAQLVSKYRPTTPIIALTPDPTAYRQLALSWGVEPLLIPPVHNAEEMFTNVVNTVVDKGLASKGDKVVITSGVPIGKSGTTSLIKVHSIGQPISA
- the gap gene encoding type I glyceraldehyde-3-phosphate dehydrogenase, with translation MAKLKVAINGFGRIGRLVLRAGIDNPNIEFVGINDLVPPDNLAYLFKYDSTHGQLKSKVEAKEDGIVIDGHFIPCVSVRNPAELPWGQLGVDYVVESTGLFTGQEGATNHLKAGAKRVVISAPTKDPDKVPTLLIGVNHHLFDPSKDTIVSNASCTTNCLAPIAKVINDNFGLTEGLMTTVHAMTATQPTVDGPSKKDWRGGRGAAQNIIPSSTGAAKAVALVLPELKGKLTGMAFRVPTPDVSVVDLTFKTAKATSYQEICAAMKEAAEGSLAGILGYTDEEVVSTDFQGDTHSSIFDAGAGIELNSNFFKVVAWYDNEWGYSNRVIDLMLSMAQKEQLASPAAVV